A single Atopobiaceae bacterium DNA region contains:
- a CDS encoding NAD(+)/NADH kinase: MEVLLVPNYSRPDAVEAASTIEGWLSREGVDVMWAHDKKREPDRVCDPSGAALVISFGGDGTLLRAAQIVGYREIPILGLSFGHLGFLTGAGSDDIVATVASALAGEMHASRRATLEVDVDFDRMDGTPFHERRFALNELALTRGALGDMVEFEVSVSGNHIDKLRGDGFVVSTATGSTGYALSSGGPIVTPEFDGMVCVPIAPHTILARAFLTSPSDVVELDLSPERPVERSVFVDGQIFGADCVARHCAVRRGPGDVILLDAGPQSFYSSVSRVFYGSVRR, translated from the coding sequence ATGGAGGTCCTGCTCGTCCCCAACTACTCCCGCCCTGACGCGGTCGAGGCCGCGTCGACCATCGAGGGCTGGCTGAGCCGCGAGGGCGTCGACGTCATGTGGGCGCACGACAAGAAGCGCGAGCCCGACCGGGTCTGCGACCCCTCCGGCGCCGCGCTCGTCATCTCGTTCGGCGGCGACGGCACGCTCCTGCGGGCGGCCCAGATCGTGGGCTACCGCGAGATCCCGATCCTCGGCCTCTCCTTCGGGCACCTCGGCTTCCTCACGGGTGCCGGCTCCGATGACATCGTGGCCACGGTGGCCTCCGCCCTCGCGGGCGAGATGCACGCCTCCCGCCGGGCCACGCTCGAGGTCGACGTCGACTTCGACCGCATGGACGGCACGCCCTTCCACGAGCGTCGCTTCGCCCTGAACGAGCTGGCCCTCACGCGTGGCGCCCTCGGTGACATGGTGGAGTTCGAGGTGTCCGTCTCGGGCAACCACATCGACAAGCTCAGGGGGGACGGCTTCGTGGTCTCCACGGCAACGGGGTCGACCGGCTATGCCCTCTCGAGCGGCGGCCCCATCGTGACCCCCGAGTTCGACGGGATGGTCTGCGTGCCGATCGCGCCCCACACCATCCTTGCCCGTGCCTTCCTCACGAGCCCGTCCGACGTGGTCGAGCTCGACCTCTCGCCCGAGCGGCCGGTGGAGCGCTCGGTCTTCGTCGACGGTCAGATCTTCGGTGCTGACTGTGTGGCGCGGCATTGTGCGGTGCGCCGTGGCCCTGGCGACGTGATCCTGCTGGATGCGGGCCCCCAGAGCTTCTACTCGTCCGTCTCGCGCGTCTTCTACGGGAGCGTCCGTCGATGA
- a CDS encoding TlyA family RNA methyltransferase encodes MSHPRRRLDAELVEQGFFSTSADALRSVLAGDVSTSDRRLDAPGEQVVPGIELHVRGSIPYVSRGGLKLERGLTAFGIDPRGLACLDVGCSTGGFTDCLLKHGASSVVSVDVGYAQFDWSLRNDSRVTLLERTNICDLPGTGRDGSVDLAVCDVSFTSVTTVLPAVLALLGPDGSFLTLVKPQFEAARGEVGEGGVVRDEKVRLACVRRVVEAFEAAGLACPEPVESPITGHKGNHEYLLLGRRMPAGR; translated from the coding sequence ATGTCCCATCCCCGCAGGCGTCTCGATGCCGAGCTCGTGGAGCAGGGGTTCTTCTCCACGTCGGCGGACGCGCTCCGTTCCGTCCTGGCTGGTGACGTCTCGACCAGCGATCGCAGGCTTGATGCCCCGGGTGAGCAGGTGGTCCCAGGGATCGAGCTCCATGTGCGTGGTTCCATCCCCTATGTGAGCCGTGGCGGCCTCAAGCTCGAACGCGGCCTCACGGCCTTCGGGATCGACCCGCGCGGGCTTGCCTGCCTCGACGTGGGCTGCTCCACGGGCGGCTTCACCGACTGCCTTCTCAAGCATGGCGCGTCGAGCGTCGTGTCCGTCGACGTGGGCTACGCCCAGTTCGACTGGTCGCTCAGGAACGACTCGCGGGTGACCCTCCTCGAGCGCACCAACATCTGCGACCTGCCCGGCACCGGCCGTGACGGCTCGGTGGACCTCGCCGTCTGCGACGTCTCCTTCACCTCGGTCACGACCGTGCTCCCTGCGGTCCTCGCCCTGCTGGGGCCGGACGGGTCCTTCCTCACCCTCGTGAAGCCGCAGTTCGAGGCGGCGCGCGGAGAGGTGGGGGAGGGCGGTGTGGTCCGTGACGAGAAGGTCCGTCTCGCCTGCGTCAGGCGGGTTGTGGAGGCCTTCGAGGCGGCGGGGCTCGCCTGTCCCGAACCAGTCGAGAGCCCCATCACCGGGCACAAGGGCAACCATGAGTACCTGTTGCTCGGCCGACGCATGCCCGCCGGGCGTTAG
- a CDS encoding exodeoxyribonuclease VII small subunit, translating to MSGEQKVTAYQSFEEVTGRLDQIVTTVRDKDTSLERSLDLFDEAIKLGSRAVDLVDKVDFSPEELARMSDAKGETPDSDAGADDAEGPVTASEPAAPDAEATPEAAPDDASGKTPTEG from the coding sequence ATGTCGGGCGAGCAGAAGGTCACCGCCTACCAGAGCTTCGAGGAGGTCACGGGTCGTCTCGACCAGATCGTGACGACCGTCCGCGACAAGGACACCTCGCTCGAGCGCTCGCTTGACCTGTTCGATGAGGCCATCAAGCTCGGCTCGCGTGCCGTCGACCTCGTCGACAAGGTCGACTTCTCGCCTGAGGAGCTCGCGCGCATGAGCGATGCGAAGGGGGAGACCCCGGATTCGGATGCCGGCGCCGACGATGCCGAAGGTCCGGTGACTGCCTCGGAGCCTGCCGCTCCCGATGCGGAGGCTACCCCTGAGGCCGCGCCTGACGACGCGTCTGGCAAGACCCCCACAGAGGGCTAG
- the nusB gene encoding transcription antitermination factor NusB encodes MSKEHIAGRTLARSQALQLLFQAEASGRTVDDILSGDYALSEGPLDPFGEELARGCSGMLDALDPVIESVSKNWSLSRMPAVDRNLLRLATYELVAMDDVAVAVTCNEYVRLARAYGTDESSRFVNGILGRISRDMDAGIDVIAVAREQQGQTSAVVDAPHDQEAGDPEPSRPVESPDAGTDSTETVEPEPESAPTPEGE; translated from the coding sequence GTGTCGAAAGAGCATATCGCCGGGCGTACGCTCGCCCGAAGCCAGGCCCTGCAGCTCCTGTTCCAGGCTGAGGCGAGTGGGCGCACGGTCGATGACATCCTGTCGGGTGACTATGCCCTCTCCGAGGGGCCGCTCGACCCCTTCGGCGAGGAGCTCGCGCGCGGGTGCTCCGGCATGCTCGATGCCCTTGACCCCGTCATCGAGTCGGTCTCGAAGAACTGGTCGCTCTCGCGCATGCCTGCGGTCGACCGGAACCTCCTGCGGCTTGCCACCTACGAGCTCGTCGCCATGGACGACGTCGCCGTGGCCGTCACCTGCAACGAGTACGTGCGTCTCGCCCGGGCCTATGGCACCGACGAGTCCTCGCGCTTCGTGAACGGCATCCTCGGTCGCATCTCTCGTGACATGGATGCGGGCATCGACGTCATCGCCGTCGCCCGCGAGCAACAGGGGCAGACCTCCGCTGTCGTGGATGCGCCGCACGATCAGGAGGCCGGAGACCCTGAGCCCTCCAGGCCCGTCGAGTCCCCCGATGCCGGGACCGATTCCACCGAGACGGTCGAGCCTGAGCCTGAGTCCGCACCAACCCCGGAGGGTGAGTAG
- a CDS encoding Asp23/Gls24 family envelope stress response protein, with translation MDNELHIAGIAISKDVVAAIVSQAAQRVEGVASVDGQSLASGLISIFTTKPQTSPASVDSEVIDDKLHVTVRVAVFFGYPFMKLAEDVRTAVAAAVHEQIGVEVSSVDVTIDSIVFPKE, from the coding sequence ATGGACAACGAGCTTCATATTGCCGGCATTGCCATCTCTAAGGATGTCGTCGCGGCCATCGTGAGCCAGGCCGCGCAGCGGGTCGAGGGCGTGGCCTCGGTCGACGGGCAGAGCCTCGCGTCGGGCCTCATCTCGATCTTCACGACGAAGCCGCAGACGAGCCCTGCCTCGGTCGACTCCGAGGTCATCGATGACAAGCTCCATGTGACGGTGCGCGTGGCCGTCTTCTTCGGTTACCCGTTCATGAAGCTCGCAGAGGACGTGCGCACGGCCGTCGCCGCGGCTGTCCACGAGCAGATCGGCGTCGAGGTCTCGTCCGTCGACGTGACCATCGACTCCATCGTGTTCCCCAAGGAGTAG
- the efp gene encoding elongation factor P, with amino-acid sequence MASISTADFKNGMGLQIKDKYYTIVEFQHVKPGKGGAFVRYKIRDLKSGRVIDQTCNAGSKFESVQLITKEMQYLYNDGASYYFMDNDTYEQIPVPVDFIGDNSQWLKENDTCTLLYADTELLGINPPMFIEVEVTKTDPGFKGDTVQGGTKPATIETGATVQVPMYLNEGDVIKIDTRDGKFVGRV; translated from the coding sequence GTGGCAAGCATCAGCACCGCAGACTTCAAGAACGGCATGGGTCTCCAGATCAAGGACAAGTACTACACCATCGTCGAGTTTCAGCATGTGAAGCCCGGCAAGGGTGGCGCGTTCGTGCGCTACAAGATCCGTGACCTCAAGAGCGGTCGCGTCATCGACCAGACCTGCAACGCAGGCTCCAAGTTCGAGAGCGTCCAGCTCATCACCAAGGAGATGCAGTACCTCTACAACGACGGTGCCAGCTACTACTTCATGGACAATGACACCTACGAGCAGATCCCCGTGCCCGTCGACTTCATCGGCGACAACTCGCAGTGGCTCAAGGAGAACGACACCTGTACGCTCCTCTATGCGGATACCGAGCTCCTCGGCATCAACCCGCCCATGTTCATCGAGGTCGAGGTCACCAAGACCGACCCGGGCTTCAAGGGCGACACCGTCCAGGGCGGTACCAAGCCTGCCACCATCGAGACCGGTGCCACCGTCCAGGTGCCCATGTACCTCAACGAGGGCGACGTCATCAAGATCGACACGCGTGACGGCAAGTTCGTGGGCCGCGTCTAG
- a CDS encoding DUF956 family protein codes for MFNHEPPPDFLNETIDIVVKANSFASAITAKPGTLISGEKGLEFRTESGAGYIQMPWSNINLVRADVYGKHVRGIEVHTDTSVPLSFTVTDGPALLRSIRDHIGRDKMQGVDHNLPKLFHKKGKAAEKDEASVAGASSDDGGPKHAR; via the coding sequence ATGTTCAACCACGAACCACCCCCGGACTTCCTCAACGAGACGATCGACATCGTCGTCAAGGCCAACTCCTTCGCGAGCGCCATCACGGCCAAGCCGGGCACCCTCATCTCGGGCGAGAAAGGCCTCGAGTTCCGTACCGAGAGCGGTGCCGGCTACATCCAGATGCCATGGAGCAACATCAACCTCGTCCGTGCGGACGTCTATGGCAAGCACGTCCGCGGCATCGAGGTCCATACCGACACGTCGGTGCCCCTCTCGTTCACGGTGACCGACGGCCCCGCCTTGCTCCGTTCCATCCGTGACCATATCGGTCGGGACAAGATGCAGGGCGTCGACCACAACCTCCCCAAGCTCTTCCACAAGAAGGGCAAGGCTGCCGAGAAGGACGAGGCCTCGGTCGCGGGCGCCTCGTCAGACGACGGGGGCCCGAAGCACGCTCGCTAG
- a CDS encoding PTS system mannose/fructose/sorbose family transporter subunit IID → MAKTDTEVIPDDGKLHLTKQDRIHVWWRTQFLQGNWNYERMQNLGWCYAMIPAMKKLYSDPEDQKAFLKRHLEFFNTHPYVAAPVFGVELALEEEKANGADIDDAAIQGVKIGMMGPLAGVGDPVFWGTLRPVLGAFAASLALAGNYLGPILFFVIWNVIRMAFLWYTQELGYQQGSNITKDLSGGLMQKITTGASILGMFIMGVLIPRWTSIDLSKIVFSSADMGAVSDKWPAVDQLVELLNGGNVSADTLQSGLSAYTTIAGKGYSIQMVDGVSHFFNTVTLQSMFDQLLPGLMPLVLTLLCIWLLRKKVNPITIIFGLFAVGILGALAGLF, encoded by the coding sequence ATGGCAAAGACTGACACTGAAGTTATTCCTGACGACGGGAAGCTACACCTCACCAAGCAGGACCGCATCCACGTCTGGTGGAGGACCCAGTTCCTCCAGGGCAACTGGAACTACGAGCGTATGCAGAACCTCGGCTGGTGCTACGCGATGATCCCGGCCATGAAGAAGCTCTACAGCGACCCTGAGGACCAGAAGGCATTCCTCAAGCGTCACCTCGAGTTCTTCAACACGCACCCGTACGTCGCCGCCCCCGTCTTCGGCGTGGAGCTCGCGCTCGAGGAGGAGAAGGCCAACGGCGCCGACATCGACGACGCGGCCATCCAGGGCGTCAAGATCGGCATGATGGGCCCGCTCGCCGGCGTCGGCGACCCCGTCTTCTGGGGCACGCTCCGTCCTGTGCTCGGTGCCTTCGCGGCATCGCTCGCACTGGCCGGCAACTACCTCGGCCCCATCCTGTTCTTCGTGATCTGGAACGTCATCCGTATGGCCTTCCTGTGGTACACGCAGGAGCTGGGCTATCAGCAGGGCTCCAACATCACCAAGGACCTCTCCGGTGGCCTCATGCAGAAGATCACCACGGGTGCTTCCATCCTTGGTATGTTCATCATGGGCGTCCTGATTCCTCGCTGGACGAGCATCGACCTCTCGAAGATCGTCTTCTCCAGCGCCGACATGGGTGCCGTCTCGGACAAGTGGCCTGCGGTTGACCAGCTCGTCGAGCTCCTCAACGGCGGCAACGTCTCCGCTGACACGCTCCAGTCCGGGCTCTCGGCCTACACCACGATCGCTGGCAAGGGTTACAGCATCCAGATGGTCGACGGCGTCTCGCACTTCTTCAACACCGTCACCCTCCAGAGCATGTTCGACCAGCTCCTTCCTGGCCTCATGCCCCTCGTGCTCACCCTTCTCTGCATCTGGCTGCTCCGCAAGAAGGTCAACCCCATCACCATCATCTTCGGCCTCTTCGCCGTCGGCATCCTTGGCGCCCTCGCGGGTCTGTTCTAG
- a CDS encoding PTS mannose/fructose/sorbose transporter subunit IIC, translated as MNVLQIVLIILIAFLAGMESVLDEFQFHQPIIACTLIGLVAGQPALGLALGGTLQLVALGWMNIGAAMAPDAALCSTASAILVCCKGVDLGTGTASAMALAVAGLALTIFVRTLTVGLVHGADAAASAGNVRGVEMYHVASICLQGLRCAIPAALVLAVPTEAVSGALAAIPSWLTGGLSAAGGFIVVVGYAMVINMMATPKLWPFFVIGFALAAVSELNLIAMGMIGVGIALVYLQLAPEFNGGGAGAISSGSAGDPLDDILNDYE; from the coding sequence ATGAACGTTCTACAGATCGTCCTGATTATCCTGATCGCGTTCCTGGCCGGCATGGAGTCGGTCCTCGATGAGTTCCAGTTCCACCAGCCGATCATCGCGTGCACGCTCATCGGCCTCGTCGCCGGTCAGCCTGCCCTCGGTCTCGCCCTGGGTGGCACGCTCCAGCTCGTCGCCCTCGGCTGGATGAACATCGGCGCAGCAATGGCCCCCGATGCGGCACTGTGCTCCACCGCATCCGCCATCCTGGTCTGCTGCAAGGGCGTCGACCTCGGCACCGGCACGGCTTCGGCCATGGCCCTCGCCGTCGCAGGCCTCGCGCTCACCATCTTCGTCCGTACGCTGACCGTGGGCCTCGTCCACGGCGCTGACGCCGCTGCCTCCGCAGGCAACGTCCGTGGCGTCGAGATGTACCACGTCGCGTCCATCTGCCTCCAGGGCCTGCGCTGCGCCATCCCGGCCGCGCTCGTCCTGGCCGTCCCCACCGAGGCCGTCTCCGGCGCCCTCGCAGCCATTCCTAGCTGGCTCACGGGTGGCCTGTCGGCTGCTGGCGGATTCATCGTCGTCGTCGGCTACGCCATGGTCATCAACATGATGGCGACCCCGAAGCTCTGGCCGTTCTTCGTCATCGGCTTCGCACTGGCTGCCGTCTCCGAGCTGAACCTCATCGCCATGGGCATGATCGGCGTGGGCATCGCCCTCGTCTATCTCCAGCTCGCACCTGAGTTCAATGGTGGCGGAGCAGGGGCCATATCGTCTGGCTCCGCAGGCGATCCGCTGGACGACATCCTTAACGACTACGAGTAA
- a CDS encoding PTS sugar transporter subunit IIB, protein MVGIVLASHGDFADGIKMSGSMVFGDQENVASVTLQPSMGPDDFKKKLLDAIATFDDQDEVLFLVDLWGGTPFNQVSAQLSSHEKWAVVTGMNLPMLIEAYTARLSMNTAAEIATHIFVEGRKGVRVQPESLAPKRKGGASAAAAAIPEGTVVGDGKINIVHTRIDSRLLHGQVATTWAKQLKINRIIVVSDNVAHDDLRKTLITQAAPPGVKANVIPVAKLADIYKDPRFGNCSAMLLFENPEDVVRAQELGVAFPQINIGSMAHSEGKTMLNGAVSANQTDIDAFKKLRDTGTTFTIQKVPSDKSEDLWGLIAKAGMDK, encoded by the coding sequence ATGGTAGGCATTGTCCTAGCAAGTCATGGTGACTTTGCAGACGGCATCAAGATGAGCGGTTCGATGGTCTTCGGAGATCAGGAGAACGTCGCGTCGGTCACCCTGCAGCCCAGCATGGGTCCCGATGACTTCAAGAAGAAGCTGCTTGATGCAATTGCAACGTTCGATGACCAGGATGAGGTGCTGTTCCTCGTTGACCTGTGGGGAGGCACCCCGTTCAACCAGGTGAGTGCCCAGCTCAGCTCCCACGAGAAGTGGGCAGTCGTGACTGGCATGAACCTGCCGATGCTCATCGAGGCCTATACGGCCCGTCTCTCGATGAACACTGCAGCCGAGATCGCCACCCACATCTTCGTCGAGGGTCGCAAGGGAGTCCGGGTCCAGCCCGAGTCCCTTGCCCCCAAGAGGAAGGGCGGTGCGTCGGCTGCTGCGGCAGCCATCCCCGAGGGGACGGTCGTGGGCGACGGCAAGATCAACATCGTCCACACGCGCATCGACTCCCGTCTGCTCCATGGCCAGGTGGCCACGACGTGGGCGAAGCAGCTCAAGATCAACCGCATCATCGTCGTCTCCGACAACGTCGCCCACGACGACCTGCGCAAGACCCTGATCACCCAGGCCGCCCCTCCAGGAGTCAAGGCCAACGTGATTCCCGTCGCCAAGCTTGCGGACATCTACAAGGACCCTCGCTTCGGCAACTGCTCCGCGATGCTCCTCTTCGAGAACCCCGAGGACGTCGTGCGTGCACAGGAGCTCGGTGTCGCCTTCCCGCAGATCAACATCGGCTCGATGGCGCACTCCGAGGGCAAGACCATGTTGAACGGTGCCGTCTCTGCCAACCAGACCGACATCGACGCCTTCAAGAAGCTTCGTGACACGGGCACCACGTTCACGATCCAGAAGGTCCCCTCCGACAAGTCGGAGGATCTGTGGGGTCTTATCGCCAAGGCTGGTATGGACAAGTAA
- a CDS encoding Xaa-Pro peptidase family protein: MAQTTEACDARIAHVRSLMAERGYDALVIRNNPDLRWLTGADATFDAETAHTALITREGLWLHTDSRYYGTLLDRLGTGTAWNVDMEQVGHAQWLAGVVSAQRVRTLAIEGSLTLAFYEEVVRALEDAGCACLMPRTHDELLDLRAVKEPDELDLMRRAQAITDAAFTHICTYIEPGLTEQQIRAELEHYMLANGAAALSFSSIIASGPNGANPHAQPSDRKVERGDMIVMDYGACYHDYHSDMTRTVCVGAPSEEETHVYDVVRQVHETCAAAIHAGVIGSEIQELSCRLIAEAGYGDYYKHGLGHGVGLEIHERPNLGRTYDKVIPEGAVVTVEPGIYLPGRFGVRLEDFGVVTSDGFEPFTASPHALTVVAK; encoded by the coding sequence ATGGCTCAGACCACCGAGGCGTGCGACGCACGCATCGCCCACGTCCGCTCGCTCATGGCAGAGCGAGGCTATGATGCCCTCGTCATCCGCAACAACCCGGACCTTCGCTGGCTCACCGGAGCTGACGCGACGTTCGACGCCGAGACGGCGCACACGGCCCTCATCACGCGGGAGGGGCTCTGGCTCCATACCGACTCGCGCTACTACGGCACGCTCCTCGATCGCCTCGGCACCGGCACCGCCTGGAACGTCGACATGGAGCAGGTCGGCCATGCACAGTGGCTGGCGGGCGTCGTGTCAGCCCAGAGGGTCCGCACGCTTGCGATCGAGGGGTCGCTCACGCTCGCCTTCTACGAGGAGGTCGTGCGAGCCCTCGAGGATGCCGGCTGTGCCTGCCTCATGCCTCGGACCCACGACGAGCTCCTGGACCTCCGTGCCGTCAAGGAGCCTGACGAGCTCGACCTCATGCGCCGTGCCCAAGCCATCACCGACGCCGCCTTCACGCACATCTGCACATATATAGAGCCGGGTCTCACCGAGCAGCAGATCAGGGCCGAGCTTGAGCATTACATGCTGGCAAACGGCGCTGCTGCGCTGTCCTTCTCATCCATCATCGCCTCCGGACCCAACGGCGCGAACCCCCATGCGCAGCCGTCCGACCGCAAGGTCGAGCGAGGGGACATGATCGTGATGGACTACGGGGCCTGCTACCACGACTACCACTCGGACATGACGCGTACCGTGTGCGTGGGTGCGCCCTCGGAGGAGGAGACCCACGTCTACGACGTCGTCAGGCAGGTGCACGAGACCTGTGCCGCGGCCATCCATGCCGGCGTGATAGGGAGCGAGATCCAGGAGCTCTCCTGCCGTCTCATCGCGGAGGCGGGCTATGGCGACTACTACAAGCATGGCCTGGGCCATGGCGTGGGACTCGAGATCCATGAGCGCCCCAACCTCGGACGGACCTATGACAAGGTGATTCCCGAGGGTGCTGTGGTGACGGTCGAGCCCGGTATCTACCTGCCAGGACGCTTCGGGGTGCGCCTCGAGGACTTCGGCGTCGTGACGTCTGACGGCTTCGAGCCGTTCACGGCCTCCCCTCATGCCCTGACGGTCGTGGCCAAGTAA